A portion of the Flavobacteriales bacterium genome contains these proteins:
- a CDS encoding TM2 domain-containing protein yields the protein MKKLIMGLLLFLGVINTEISTAAIPVKKTNTEFVMSEFVSNSKVSTFDVSELAEIQKINEEAIAVEHAKNDEKSWTIAVLLVVFLGILGIHRFYLGYPTIGIIQLLTIGGLGIWFLIDFIRVITRDLQPKNDSYKD from the coding sequence ATGAAAAAACTGATTATGGGTTTACTCCTATTTCTCGGAGTGATTAACACAGAAATTTCTACCGCTGCCATTCCTGTTAAGAAGACAAATACGGAGTTTGTTATGTCTGAGTTTGTTTCCAACTCAAAAGTATCTACTTTTGATGTTTCTGAATTAGCAGAAATTCAAAAAATCAATGAGGAAGCTATCGCTGTAGAACATGCTAAAAATGATGAGAAAAGCTGGACAATCGCAGTTCTTCTCGTTGTTTTTCTTGGAATACTTGGAATTCATCGTTTCTATTTAGGCTATCCCACAATAGGAATTATACAATTGTTAACCATTGGCGGTCTAGGTATTTGGTTTCTAATTGACTTCATTAGAGTGATTACTAGAGATCTACAACCTAAAAATGATAGCTATAAAGATTAA
- a CDS encoding helix-turn-helix transcriptional regulator: MREKTLEEYLNCPFHLAMNTLEGKWKFAILYVLLDRGTLRFKELERAIPDISTRMLVKELKHLEEKKVVIRTAYATVPPKVEYSLSKIGKSIEPVIESISNWGKTYAQSLSEMKENESV; the protein is encoded by the coding sequence ATGAGGGAAAAAACTTTAGAAGAATATTTGAACTGTCCTTTTCATTTAGCAATGAATACATTGGAGGGGAAGTGGAAATTTGCAATATTATACGTTTTACTAGATCGAGGTACATTAAGATTTAAGGAACTTGAACGTGCCATACCAGATATTTCTACCAGAATGTTAGTAAAAGAATTAAAACATCTTGAAGAAAAAAAAGTAGTAATAAGAACAGCTTATGCAACAGTACCACCAAAAGTGGAATACTCTTTAAGTAAAATAGGAAAAAGCATAGAACCCGTCATTGAAAGTATTTCAAACTGGGGAAAGACCTATGCTCAATCTTTATCGGAAATGAAGGAGAATGAAAGTGTTTAG
- a CDS encoding nuclear transport factor 2 family protein produces the protein MNVQKSIQIALLTLGLFSGNVSCDNVSISEVDEMDTFKVYKENQTANKKLVVEFVEAMRTSNVSKLKTMIADDFSWWIIGKPDYLATAGEHDSKYFLDFFKGTALFPDGADFKTTSMISEGNTVAAEAEFKAKTAMGTQYENYYHILFVIENGKIKRMKEYMDTYHAKITFGL, from the coding sequence ATGAACGTTCAAAAATCAATACAAATTGCCTTATTAACCTTAGGGCTTTTCTCTGGGAATGTAAGTTGTGATAATGTCTCTATTAGCGAGGTAGATGAAATGGATACATTTAAGGTGTATAAAGAAAACCAGACTGCCAATAAAAAATTGGTCGTAGAATTTGTGGAAGCCATGAGAACATCAAACGTCTCTAAGCTAAAAACGATGATTGCTGATGATTTTAGCTGGTGGATTATTGGAAAACCAGATTATCTTGCTACAGCAGGTGAACACGATAGCAAATACTTTTTAGATTTCTTTAAAGGCACCGCTCTTTTTCCTGATGGAGCCGATTTTAAAACCACCTCTATGATTTCTGAAGGAAATACTGTGGCTGCCGAGGCTGAGTTTAAAGCTAAGACAGCAATGGGTACACAATATGAAAATTATTATCATATTCTCTTTGTGATCGAAAACGGAAAAATTAAACGCATGAAAGAATATATGGATACCTATCATGCAAAAATAACTTTTGGATTATAA
- a CDS encoding oxidoreductase, producing MNWNPSQIPNQNGKTVLITGANTGLGFQTALEFAKKNASVIMAGRNEQKIQLAISQIKSKIPNAQLEAGIVDLSDLDSVKNFAQEILQNHEQLDILINNAGVMFPPASKTKQGYEMQFGVNFLSHFALTAHLYDLLNSTSNSRVVTLSSIAHKNGTIDFENLKLEKPYDKFREYGQSKVADLIFTIELQRRLQKYQSKTLSVAAHPGISKTELLRTDNPNMIHEFPHMTANQGAFSSLFAATEPISGVTYVGPNGEGEMTGFPAPAFIAEYAKSKEIGKKLWEYSNQELGTKFLL from the coding sequence ATGAATTGGAATCCTTCACAAATCCCTAACCAAAATGGGAAAACTGTTCTGATTACAGGAGCCAATACGGGGCTTGGTTTTCAAACCGCCTTAGAATTTGCTAAGAAAAATGCTTCTGTAATTATGGCTGGTAGAAATGAGCAAAAAATACAATTGGCTATTTCACAAATTAAATCGAAAATACCTAATGCTCAATTAGAAGCTGGAATTGTTGATCTTTCTGACCTAGATTCTGTAAAGAATTTTGCACAAGAAATCCTTCAAAATCATGAGCAACTTGATATTTTAATCAACAATGCTGGAGTGATGTTTCCACCTGCTAGCAAAACAAAACAGGGCTACGAAATGCAATTTGGAGTAAATTTTTTATCTCATTTTGCACTAACTGCTCACCTGTATGATTTGCTAAACAGCACTTCCAATAGCCGAGTAGTCACTTTAAGTAGTATTGCTCATAAAAATGGAACAATTGATTTTGAAAACCTCAAACTCGAAAAACCTTATGATAAATTTCGAGAATACGGACAGAGCAAAGTAGCTGATTTAATTTTTACAATTGAGCTTCAGAGAAGACTTCAGAAGTATCAATCTAAAACCTTATCTGTTGCCGCCCATCCTGGTATTAGCAAAACAGAATTACTAAGAACCGACAATCCCAATATGATTCACGAGTTTCCGCACATGACCGCAAATCAAGGCGCTTTTTCTAGTCTATTTGCCGCCACAGAACCTATTTCTGGCGTTACTTATGTTGGACCCAATGGCGAAGGAGAAATGACCGGCTTTCCTGCACCTGCATTTATTGCAGAGTATGCTAAAAGTAAAGAAATTGGTAAAAAACTTTGGGAATATAGTAATCAAGAATTAGGAACGAAATTTTTACTTTAA
- a CDS encoding lysophospholipase — translation MDWKQKIQGLFFGFSKPKPVNTITPKRSYETIYLQSNKKIECWKIALPSPKGTIILFHGYGGKKSDMLEQAEIFNQLGYQTLLVDFMGSGGSEGSQTTIGFHEAQQVVTAFGFSKTTQNLPIYLYGNSMGAAAIMRALSEWDIKPEGIILECPFGRMKKTVEARFEIVGIPSFPLASVLMFWGGVQNDFSFFDHNPEEYAKKIESPTLLMYGEKDNRVSQEETNTIFKNLKGKKKKHLFPKAGHENYLHKYKDEWRVEVEKFLDNTVHSEADIDLK, via the coding sequence ATGGATTGGAAACAAAAGATCCAAGGGTTATTCTTTGGTTTTTCTAAACCCAAGCCTGTTAATACCATCACTCCAAAAAGAAGTTACGAAACGATATATCTTCAAAGTAATAAAAAAATTGAATGCTGGAAAATAGCTCTTCCATCACCAAAAGGAACGATAATTTTGTTTCATGGTTATGGCGGGAAAAAATCAGATATGCTGGAGCAGGCAGAAATTTTTAATCAGTTAGGATATCAAACACTATTAGTAGATTTTATGGGCTCTGGTGGTTCAGAAGGTTCGCAAACTACCATAGGTTTTCATGAGGCACAACAAGTGGTAACGGCTTTCGGTTTTAGTAAAACGACTCAAAATCTTCCCATTTACTTATATGGAAATTCTATGGGAGCAGCAGCGATAATGAGAGCGCTAAGTGAGTGGGATATTAAGCCCGAAGGAATCATTCTAGAATGTCCTTTCGGAAGAATGAAAAAAACGGTAGAAGCCCGATTTGAAATTGTTGGGATTCCTTCGTTTCCTCTAGCTTCCGTTTTAATGTTTTGGGGAGGTGTTCAAAACGATTTTTCATTTTTTGATCATAATCCAGAGGAATATGCAAAAAAAATAGAGTCCCCTACGTTGCTCATGTATGGTGAAAAGGATAATCGTGTTAGCCAAGAGGAAACAAATACCATTTTTAAGAACCTGAAAGGGAAAAAGAAAAAGCATCTGTTTCCTAAAGCTGGACATGAAAATTATCTCCATAAATACAAAGATGAATGGAGAGTAGAGGTTGAGAAGTTTTTAGACAACACAGTTCATAGTGAAGCAGATATAGATTTAAAGTAA
- a CDS encoding LytTR family DNA-binding domain-containing protein, which yields MDCIIIEDYLQTRILLESYIKNHKELELSMSLSNFRAHISEIKKQPEALLILDIELGGEQALDILKETKLSNPILFVTGHQKYAYDALQQNIYGYLLKPIEKVEFDQKINKISQKIDAEKSFKKEDHYLFIRSQFRLIKLKINSIIYIESDRDYLIFHTEKESIKSLMRLSDIIHPTFVRTHKSYLVNQSYVQLIYKNSIQVGSHEIPIGRAFKKTAYQKLLNEN from the coding sequence ATGGATTGTATCATCATTGAGGATTATCTCCAAACGAGAATTTTGTTGGAATCATATATAAAAAACCACAAAGAACTTGAGCTTTCTATGTCATTGTCTAATTTTAGAGCGCATATTTCAGAAATAAAAAAGCAACCCGAAGCCTTGCTAATTTTAGATATTGAACTAGGAGGAGAGCAAGCTCTAGATATTTTGAAAGAAACAAAACTTAGTAATCCCATTTTATTTGTAACAGGGCATCAGAAATATGCTTATGATGCGTTACAGCAAAATATTTATGGATATTTATTAAAGCCCATTGAGAAAGTAGAATTTGATCAGAAAATAAATAAAATTAGTCAAAAGATAGATGCTGAAAAAAGTTTCAAAAAAGAAGATCACTACCTTTTTATTCGGTCTCAATTTCGACTCATAAAACTTAAAATAAATTCTATAATCTATATCGAATCAGATAGAGATTATTTAATTTTTCATACAGAAAAGGAATCAATAAAAAGTTTGATGCGACTTTCAGATATCATTCACCCTACTTTTGTCCGTACACATAAATCCTATCTTGTGAATCAATCTTATGTACAGCTTATTTATAAAAATAGCATACAAGTTGGATCTCATGAGATACCCATTGGTCGTGCATTTAAAAAAACAGCATACCAAAAATTATTAAATGAAAATTAG
- a CDS encoding histidine kinase gives MKQLKIIFFSVIMIFITGFILELIVYLDSVVKKYFGFEIYVDPFTTFEYFLNVTVMGIIILGASFYFLIYIYRIQKKQISNLFSQQFKYQIQPHFFNNELQNLYAFIQNNNKEDGLNYVHNLADILNYNISASNTHSIDLLKEIQHLFNYLDLIADQWELHDKINYSLQATSTAELKIQPLILIYFVENSVKHSGLIHQVENAWLKLDISVQKNIFTLELSNSKPTNTRDIPFSTQVGLRNAKELLEIFYGKDHQLKIISKETIYTVQLHIKLP, from the coding sequence ATGAAACAATTGAAGATTATTTTCTTCAGTGTAATTATGATATTTATTACTGGGTTTATATTAGAACTTATTGTTTATTTGGATAGTGTAGTCAAAAAATATTTTGGTTTTGAAATTTATGTTGATCCATTCACCACATTTGAATACTTTCTCAATGTAACGGTAATGGGTATCATTATTCTAGGGGCGTCATTCTATTTTCTTATCTATATCTACAGAATTCAAAAAAAACAAATTAGCAATTTATTTAGTCAACAATTTAAATATCAAATTCAGCCACATTTTTTTAATAACGAATTACAAAATTTATATGCCTTTATTCAAAATAACAATAAGGAAGATGGTTTAAATTATGTTCATAATCTTGCTGATATATTAAACTATAATATATCGGCTTCAAATACGCATTCTATTGATCTATTAAAAGAAATTCAACATTTGTTTAATTATTTAGATCTTATTGCTGATCAATGGGAATTACATGATAAGATTAATTATTCCTTACAAGCAACATCAACTGCAGAGTTGAAAATTCAGCCATTAATCTTAATTTATTTTGTGGAAAACAGTGTTAAGCATAGTGGACTTATTCACCAAGTTGAAAATGCATGGTTAAAATTGGATATTAGTGTCCAAAAAAATATTTTCACTTTGGAACTATCAAACTCAAAACCTACCAATACAAGAGATATTCCTTTTTCTACTCAAGTAGGATTGAGAAATGCTAAGGAACTTCTTGAGATCTTTTATGGAAAAGATCACCAATTGAAAATTATATCGAAAGAGACAATATATACTGTTCAACTGCACATCAAACTACCCTAA
- a CDS encoding helix-turn-helix domain-containing protein produces the protein MSQAISIGLFLCILKKSRTNFSYLIGLFLVISGLSSLSEIYNTFNVSYGGVLMNSPFEFYWLIPSILFLYIERVSLLQNRSWSKYLLGPGFIEFIFDFVSLFLSEYLLNRLENSALFTFLDVLGTLYGFVLFIGILIMINKHNKLIKEQYSNIEKKELIWVRFILIFGLSSLTISILLGEFVGEILQEFIMVIFNLFITIWIAYNALFQEVSTNLFSLEGFNFTLEEEQVNKIKEPKKNNEEHQVVQKYTDIFIKIDRLIRHEELYLNPELSIVAISEKIKVHPRSVSKAINTNTQKNFNNYINDFRVQKAVEILKSREIETLNIEGIGQKAGFKSNSTFYAAFGKRLNTTPLRYLENLNSGK, from the coding sequence ATGTCACAGGCAATTTCTATCGGTTTGTTTTTATGTATTTTGAAAAAAAGTCGCACGAATTTTTCTTATTTAATAGGATTATTCTTGGTCATATCGGGGTTATCATCTCTTTCTGAAATTTACAATACATTCAATGTGTCTTATGGTGGTGTTTTGATGAACTCTCCCTTTGAGTTTTACTGGTTAATACCAAGTATACTTTTTTTATACATTGAGCGAGTTTCCTTACTACAAAACAGAAGTTGGAGTAAGTATTTACTTGGACCTGGTTTTATAGAATTTATTTTTGATTTTGTCTCTTTGTTTCTTTCTGAATACCTCTTAAATAGGCTTGAAAACAGTGCTTTGTTTACTTTTTTAGACGTATTAGGGACACTCTATGGCTTTGTTTTATTCATTGGGATCCTAATAATGATTAATAAGCATAATAAACTCATTAAAGAACAGTATAGTAATATAGAGAAAAAGGAATTGATTTGGGTTAGATTCATTTTGATTTTTGGGTTATCTTCTTTGACTATCTCTATTTTATTAGGAGAATTTGTAGGTGAAATACTACAAGAATTTATTATGGTTATTTTTAACTTATTTATTACAATTTGGATAGCATATAACGCTTTATTTCAAGAAGTTTCTACGAATCTATTTTCACTGGAGGGATTTAATTTCACATTGGAGGAAGAACAAGTAAATAAAATAAAAGAACCTAAAAAGAATAATGAAGAACACCAAGTTGTACAAAAATATACTGACATATTCATAAAAATTGATAGGTTAATAAGACATGAAGAACTGTACTTAAATCCAGAGTTGAGTATCGTTGCCATATCAGAAAAAATTAAAGTCCATCCACGATCTGTTTCGAAAGCAATTAATACAAATACACAAAAGAATTTTAATAACTATATAAATGATTTTAGAGTTCAAAAAGCTGTAGAAATACTAAAATCAAGAGAAATTGAGACTCTAAATATCGAGGGGATTGGGCAAAAAGCCGGATTTAAGTCAAATAGTACTTTTTACGCAGCCTTCGGCAAACGTCTAAATACTACTCCATTACGTTATTTGGAGAATTTGAATTCAGGAAAATAA
- a CDS encoding M42 family metallopeptidase — protein MKNKSIFNKKSFKFLEEYLNEYAPTGFETEGQKRWYNYIKPYVDTAFVDSYGTTVGVINPEAEFKVVIEAHADEIAWYVHYISDKGFIYVQRNGGSDHQIAPSKEVVIHTKKGQIEGFFGWPAIHVRKGKNEKQPSMDTIFIDIGAKNKAEVLEMGVQIGDVITFNDQFKIVNGNKWVGRALDNRIGGFMIAEVARLLHKNKVKLPFGLYIVNAVQEEVGLRGAQMITEKIKPNVAIVTDVTHCTQSPLYNKQQQGDIALGEGAVLTVGPPVHNKLLNLVEEVCEQKKIPTQRKVASRVTGTDTDAFAFSNGGVPSILISLAQRYMHTTVEMVHQEDVEGIIQLIYHSLQSIENDHDFNYWRI, from the coding sequence ATGAAGAATAAAAGTATTTTCAATAAAAAATCCTTCAAGTTTCTTGAAGAATACCTCAACGAATATGCCCCAACGGGTTTTGAGACAGAAGGACAAAAAAGATGGTATAACTATATAAAACCTTATGTAGATACTGCCTTTGTGGATTCTTATGGAACCACTGTGGGAGTCATAAATCCTGAAGCAGAGTTCAAAGTAGTGATAGAGGCACATGCCGATGAAATTGCTTGGTATGTACACTATATTTCAGACAAAGGATTTATCTATGTGCAAAGAAATGGAGGATCAGATCATCAAATAGCACCTTCAAAAGAGGTTGTTATCCACACAAAGAAAGGTCAGATAGAAGGTTTTTTTGGTTGGCCAGCCATCCATGTCCGTAAAGGAAAAAATGAAAAGCAACCCAGTATGGATACTATTTTTATCGATATTGGAGCTAAAAATAAAGCAGAGGTTTTGGAGATGGGTGTTCAGATTGGAGATGTCATCACCTTTAATGATCAATTCAAAATCGTAAACGGAAACAAATGGGTAGGAAGAGCCTTGGACAACCGTATTGGTGGTTTTATGATTGCTGAAGTAGCTCGTTTGTTACATAAAAACAAAGTAAAACTCCCTTTTGGACTCTATATTGTAAATGCAGTGCAAGAGGAAGTAGGGCTTCGAGGTGCTCAAATGATTACCGAAAAAATAAAACCCAATGTGGCTATCGTTACGGATGTGACACACTGTACACAAAGTCCGTTATACAATAAACAACAACAAGGAGATATAGCACTTGGTGAAGGAGCTGTTCTTACTGTAGGGCCACCTGTTCATAACAAACTGTTGAACCTTGTGGAAGAAGTTTGTGAACAGAAAAAAATTCCAACACAAAGAAAAGTAGCGTCCCGAGTTACAGGAACAGATACCGATGCTTTTGCCTTTTCTAACGGAGGCGTTCCTTCTATTCTTATTTCTCTTGCACAACGATATATGCATACTACTGTAGAAATGGTTCACCAAGAAGATGTTGAAGGTATTATCCAGCTAATCTATCACAGTCTCCAGTCCATAGAAAACGATCACGATTTTAATTATTGGAGGATATAG
- a CDS encoding DUF6095 family protein has protein sequence MSPEAKEIMMKGVRMLSYMLIPIFGIPILMNYMFDQSESVWVKIMAAFLVLVVVGFLIKSISLIIKGLFHDEE, from the coding sequence ATGAGTCCAGAAGCAAAAGAGATCATGATGAAGGGCGTAAGAATGCTCTCCTATATGTTGATTCCAATATTCGGAATTCCTATTTTGATGAACTATATGTTTGATCAATCTGAATCCGTTTGGGTAAAAATTATGGCCGCCTTTTTGGTTTTGGTTGTTGTTGGTTTCTTAATAAAGAGTATTTCATTAATTATAAAAGGTTTATTTCACGATGAAGAATAA
- the murQ gene encoding N-acetylmuramic acid 6-phosphate etherase, whose product MKTTEKDSLYKDLHLMSTQELLSNINQEDQKVAQAVEECIPTIEKVVNEVHQRMESGGRLFYIGAGTSGRLGIVDASECPPTFGVDHNKVIGLIAGGDSAIRKAVEFAEDSKEQAWKDLQKFEINPLDSVIGIAASGTTPYVIGGVKKAKENKLFTACITCNEKSPLSKEVDLAIEAVVGPEFVTGSTRMKAGTAQKLILNMISTSVMIKLGHVLGNKMVDMQLSNHKLQKRAVEMLMKISNISQEQAQKLIDTHGNVRKAIQNINL is encoded by the coding sequence ATGAAAACCACCGAAAAAGACAGTCTATACAAAGACCTTCACCTAATGAGTACTCAAGAACTTTTGAGTAATATCAACCAAGAGGATCAAAAAGTAGCCCAAGCGGTGGAAGAATGCATTCCAACCATAGAAAAAGTAGTGAACGAAGTACACCAAAGAATGGAAAGTGGGGGAAGACTTTTTTATATCGGAGCTGGAACAAGTGGAAGACTAGGAATTGTGGATGCTTCAGAATGTCCTCCAACTTTTGGGGTAGATCATAACAAAGTAATTGGCTTGATTGCAGGTGGTGATTCAGCCATTAGAAAAGCTGTTGAATTTGCAGAAGATAGTAAAGAACAAGCATGGAAAGATCTTCAAAAATTTGAGATTAATCCTCTAGACTCCGTAATAGGAATTGCTGCCAGTGGAACCACGCCTTATGTTATTGGAGGGGTAAAAAAAGCCAAAGAAAATAAGCTTTTTACAGCCTGTATTACCTGTAACGAAAAATCACCACTGAGTAAAGAAGTTGATTTAGCGATAGAAGCGGTTGTAGGACCCGAATTTGTTACAGGATCTACAAGAATGAAAGCAGGAACTGCTCAAAAACTCATCCTCAACATGATTTCTACTTCAGTGATGATTAAACTAGGGCATGTGCTAGGAAATAAAATGGTAGATATGCAATTGAGCAATCATAAATTGCAAAAAAGAGCCGTAGAAATGTTGATGAAAATTAGTAATATTAGTCAAGAACAAGCTCAGAAATTGATAGATACACATGGTAATGTAAGAAAAGCCATTCAAAATATAAACCTATGA
- a CDS encoding diacylglycerol kinase family protein has translation MKKFIEGRLKGAIYAFKGAWYLIKTEASIQVQGSIGILMIFLGFYYDISAYEWIAQLFAIAMVMGVEGTNSAIEELCDFVHPDFHKKIGIIKDIAAGAVFIVAIIALIIGGIIYIPKIF, from the coding sequence ATGAAGAAATTTATAGAAGGAAGATTAAAAGGTGCTATATATGCCTTTAAAGGAGCTTGGTATTTAATAAAAACAGAGGCGAGTATTCAGGTGCAAGGCAGTATCGGGATTCTCATGATATTTCTCGGTTTTTATTATGATATTTCTGCCTATGAGTGGATTGCTCAACTATTTGCAATCGCTATGGTAATGGGGGTTGAAGGAACAAATTCAGCTATTGAAGAACTTTGTGATTTTGTACATCCAGATTTTCATAAAAAAATAGGAATTATCAAGGATATCGCCGCTGGTGCTGTTTTTATAGTTGCTATTATTGCATTGATTATTGGAGGAATTATCTATATTCCCAAAATATTCTAA
- the glmS gene encoding glutamine--fructose-6-phosphate transaminase (isomerizing) — protein MCGIVGYIGEKQALPILIKGLKRLEYRGYDSAGVAILSKDMTVEVYKKQGKVVNLENASKAYNKESLLGIGHTRWATHGVPSDTNSHPHQSNSGRLTMIHNGIIENYDSLKKELKTKGYTFKSETDTEVLINFIEDVMVHTETTLFEAVRRSLHHVIGAYAIAIIDEKNPDQVVVAKKGSPLAIGVGDGEFYIASDSSPFVEYTQDAIYLEDEQVALIDRHEGITLKTIQDEILSPYVQKVAFNLEAIEKGGYDFFMMKEIHEQPRSIHDTLRGRLLANEGTIKMRGIDEYEHKFLNAKRIIIVACGTSWHAGLVAEYLIEDMARIPVEVEYASEFRYRNPIINEDDIVVAISQSGETADTLSAIKLAKEKGATIFGICNVVGSSIAREAHAGAYTHAGPEIGVASTKAFTSQVAILSLIALHLGRLKGNLAEQEYFKLLHELDAIPEKIEKALLVNEQAIAISEKFKDAANFLYLGRGYSYPVALEGALKLKEISYIHAEGYPAAEMKHGPIALIDENMPTIVIANLEGHHEKVLSNIQEVKARNGQIIAVINEGDSAVKEIADYVIEVPQVSEPLSPLVNSVPLQLISYHIALMRGCNVDQPRNLAKSVTVE, from the coding sequence ATGTGTGGAATTGTAGGATATATTGGTGAAAAACAAGCTTTACCAATACTCATTAAAGGATTAAAAAGATTAGAATATAGAGGATATGATAGCGCAGGAGTTGCTATTCTATCTAAAGATATGACTGTAGAAGTCTATAAAAAACAAGGAAAGGTTGTAAACCTCGAAAATGCTTCTAAGGCATACAACAAAGAATCATTGTTAGGTATTGGGCATACTCGTTGGGCAACTCACGGAGTTCCAAGTGATACTAATTCTCATCCACACCAGAGTAATAGTGGGAGATTGACAATGATTCATAATGGAATTATAGAAAACTATGATTCCCTTAAAAAAGAATTAAAAACAAAAGGTTATACTTTCAAGAGTGAAACAGATACCGAAGTATTAATCAATTTCATTGAAGATGTAATGGTTCATACTGAAACGACACTTTTTGAAGCCGTAAGACGTAGTCTTCATCATGTGATTGGTGCTTATGCTATTGCAATTATAGATGAGAAAAATCCAGACCAAGTTGTGGTTGCCAAAAAAGGTTCGCCACTGGCTATTGGAGTAGGAGACGGAGAATTTTATATAGCCTCAGATTCTAGCCCGTTTGTTGAATACACTCAAGATGCTATTTATCTTGAAGATGAACAAGTGGCCTTGATTGATCGTCATGAGGGAATTACCCTAAAAACCATCCAAGATGAAATACTATCTCCTTATGTACAAAAAGTAGCATTCAATCTAGAAGCTATTGAAAAAGGAGGATATGACTTTTTCATGATGAAGGAAATTCATGAGCAACCAAGATCTATTCACGATACGTTAAGAGGAAGACTTCTGGCTAATGAAGGAACCATCAAGATGCGTGGTATAGACGAGTATGAGCATAAATTTCTGAATGCTAAAAGAATTATCATTGTAGCTTGTGGAACTTCTTGGCATGCTGGTTTAGTAGCCGAATATCTTATTGAAGATATGGCGAGAATCCCTGTAGAAGTAGAATATGCTTCTGAGTTTAGATACAGAAATCCAATCATTAACGAAGACGATATTGTTGTTGCTATTTCTCAATCTGGAGAAACCGCAGATACGCTATCTGCTATAAAACTGGCAAAAGAAAAAGGTGCGACCATTTTTGGAATTTGTAATGTAGTAGGATCTTCTATAGCTCGTGAAGCACACGCAGGAGCCTATACACATGCAGGACCAGAAATAGGAGTAGCCTCTACAAAAGCATTTACTTCCCAAGTTGCTATTCTTTCTTTAATCGCACTTCATTTAGGAAGATTAAAAGGAAACTTAGCAGAGCAAGAGTATTTTAAATTGCTTCATGAACTAGATGCTATCCCAGAGAAAATAGAAAAAGCTCTTTTGGTAAATGAGCAAGCAATTGCCATTTCTGAGAAATTTAAGGATGCTGCCAATTTCCTTTATTTAGGTAGAGGTTATAGCTATCCAGTAGCTCTGGAAGGAGCTTTGAAACTCAAAGAAATTTCCTATATCCATGCAGAAGGATATCCTGCAGCCGAAATGAAGCACGGGCCTATTGCATTGATTGATGAAAATATGCCAACGATTGTTATTGCAAACCTAGAAGGACATCATGAAAAGGTATTGAGCAATATCCAAGAAGTTAAAGCAAGAAATGGACAAATTATTGCCGTGATCAACGAAGGCGATTCAGCAGTAAAAGAAATAGCCGATTATGTAATAGAAGTGCCACAAGTAAGTGAGCCATTGAGTCCATTGGTGAATTCTGTTCCATTACAGCTTATTTCTTACCATATTGCTCTAATGAGAGGTTGTAATGTAGATCAGCCAAGAAACTTGGCAAAATCGGTTACTGTAGAATAA